In Nocardioides luti, the DNA window GAGGGCCGCCGCCCGGTCGGCGGCCACCGCCTTCGCGGTCGCGCCCAGGTCGAGCTCGAGCCCGGGCGGGATGGTGAGGCGACGGCCGTCGAGGCGCAACCGGCCCCAACCGGGCACCGGGCGGACCAGCGCGACCAGTCGCTCGCCGCTCTCGACCAGGCGGATGTCGCGGTCGTAGCCCAGCGCGGCCAGCGACGCCGCGACCGTCGGGTCGACCGCGCCGTCGGTGTCGCGGGCGGCCCGCAGGGCCTCCCCGAGGAGGTCGGCCAGCATCGGCGAGACCAGCACCGTGCCGTCCGGGCCGGGGACCAGTCGCCGGATCTCGGTGTCCTCGCGGAACCTGCTGGCGGCCTCCTCGACCTCGGCGAGCAGGGTCCGGGTGCGCCCGACGGCCTCGTCGAGGGCGCCCGGCTTGGTCACGACCAGGCGGGCCCGTGTGCTCCACAGGTCCCACTCGTGCGCGGCGACCACGTCAGGACCCGCTCGACGTGGCGTGCGTGGTGCTCGACGAGCCCGAACCCAGGGAGGTCGTGGTGGCGGAGCTGTCCGAGCCGGACGTGCCGCTCGACGAGGTCGAGCCCGACGACGACGTCCCCGCCGTGTCGCTCGCCACCACACCGCACGCGGCGGTGAGGCCGAGCGACGCGACGGCCGCGCCGGCGACCAGGCTGCGCCGCCAGCGGCGGGTGCGCGCGGCACGACCGGCCTGCGTCGCGGCGGGGGAATCGGCGGGGGACTCGGCGGGACGTCCGCCGGCGCCCGGGGGAGGCTCGGGGGGACGTCGATTGCTGGGGAGGGGCTCGTTGCTGGTCATGCCTCGACGATGGCGCCGCAGCCTGTGGCCTCCCTGTGCGCAGCCCACCGACTCGCTGACTCTCGTCCGGTCCCCGGGACGTCATGCGATGTGGTCGCCCGGGCAGCCACATCGCATGACGTCCCGCTGGCGTCCCGGCCAACAATCGGTTCGCCCCCACCGGATCCATGCCGGACAATCGGTCGACGTGGGTCATGTGGATGTTGCCGGGATCAGGTACGAGCTGCCGGACGGGCGGGTGCTGCTCGACGACGTGTCGTTCCGCGTCGGCGAGGGGGCCAAGGTCGCGCTGGTGGGCGCCAACGGGGCGGGCAAGACGACGCTGCTGCGGATCATCACCGGCGACCTGGTGCCGCACGCGGGCGCGGTGACGCGCAGCGGCGGGCTCGGTGTCATGCGGCAGATGGTGGGGGCCGGCCTGGGGGAGGACCCCACGGTCGCGGACCTGCTGCTCAGCGTGTCGCCGCCGCGGATCCGCGACGCGGCGGCCGCCGTCGACCGGTGGGAGCTCGCGCTCATGGAGACCGACGACGAGAAGACGCAGATGGCCTATGCCCACGCGCTCTCGGAGTTCGCCGACGCCGGCGGCTACGACATCGAGGTGACGTGGGACGTCTGCGCGATCGCCGCGCTGGCGCTGCCGTACGACCGGGCGAAGTACCGCTCTCTCAAGACGCTCTCCGGCGGCGAGCAGAAGCGGCTCGTGCTGGAGTTCCTGCTCCGCGGGCCCGACCAGGTGCTGCTGCTCGACGAGCCCGACAACTTCCTCGACGTCCCCGGCAAGATCTGGCTCGAGGGCCGGGTCCGCGAGTCCGACAAGACGATCCTGATGATCAGCCACGACCGCGAGCTGCTGAACAACACCGCCACCCGCGTGGTGACCGTCGAGCTCGGCGCCGCGGGCAACACGGTGTGGACGCACCCGGGCGGCTTCGCGTCGTACCACCAGGCCCGCCTGGACCGCTTCGCCCGCTTCGAGGAGCTCCGCAAGCGCTGGGACGAGGAGCACGCGAAGCTCAAGCAGCTGGTGCTGCACTACAAGATCAAGGCGGAGTACAACGACGGCATGGCGTCGCAGTACCGCGCCGCCCAGACCCGGCTCCGCAAGTTCGAGGAGGCCGGTCCGCCGACCGAGCAGCCCCGCGAGCAGCAGGTCTCGATGCGGCTGAAGGGCGGTCGCACCGGCAAGCGCGCGGTGGTCTGCGAGGACCTCGAGCTGACGAACCTGATGAAGCCGTTCGACCTCGAGGTCTGGTACGGCGAGCGCGTGGCCGTGCTGGGCTCGAACGGGTCCGGGAAGTCGCACTTCCTGCGGCTCCTGGCCGCCGGCGGCAGCGACCCCGACATCGAGCACCGCCCGGTCGGTGACGTGAGCGTGAAGCCGGTCGACCACACCGGCAAGGCCAAGCTCGGCGCCCGGGTGCGGCCCGGCTGGTTCGTGCAGACGCACGAGCACCCCGAGCTGGTCGGCCGCACGCTGCTGGAGATCCTGCACCGCGGCGACGGCTCGCCCAACGGGCGCGCCGGGATGGGCCGCGAGGCGGCGGCGCGGGTGCTCGACCGCTACGAGCTCGCACACGCCTCGGAGCAGAAGTTCGAGTCGCTCTCCGGCGGCCAGCAGGCCCGCTTCCAGATCCTGATGCTCGAGCTCAGCGGCGCCACGCTGCTGCTGCTCGACGAGCCCACCGACAACCTCGACGTGCAGTCCGCCGAGGCGCTCGAGGAGGGGCTCGAGGCCTTCGACGGGACCGTGCTGGCGGTCACGCACGACCGCTGGTTCGCCCGCGGTTTCGACCGGTTCCTCGTGTACGGCGCGGACGGCGCGGTCTACGAGTCCGACGGCCCCGTCTGGGACGAGGGACGCGTGGAGCGGGCCCGGTGAGCGCGCTCGAGGTCACCCGTCTGGACCCCTTCGACGCGGACGCGTTCGACGCCTGGCACGCGGTCTACCTCGTCTCCCAACTGCACGGGCGCGACGACAGCGCGACGCCGTGGCAGCGCGAGGAGCTCCGCGCGCAGCTGCAGGCGTCCAGCACGCTGGTCGACGAGAGCGGGTACGCCGGCTGGTGGGACGGTCGCCTGGTGAGCGCGGGCTGGCTGGCGATGCCGCTCCAGGACAACCGGGACCGCGCCTACCTGGCCGTCGACGTCGACCCCGCGGAGCGGCGCCGCGGTCACGGCTCCGCGATGCTGGCGCACCTCGAGGGCGTCGCCCGGTCCGCGGGCCGGACGGTGCTGGGGGCCGAGTCGTCGTGGGCGCACGAGGTCGGACCGACCGGCGCGGGCCAGCCCGGGCCGGAGTTCCTGGGCCACCACGGGTACGCCCTGATGATGCCGGACGTGCAGCGCCAGCTCGACCTCCCGGTCGACGAGGACCTGCTCGCGGGGCTGGCGGCGGAGGCGGCGCCGCACCACCCGGCGTACGCCCTGCACTCGTGGGTCGGGCCGGTGCCCGACGAGCTCGCGCTGGGCTGGCTGCAGCTCACCTCGACGCTGATGACCGAGGCGCCGACCGGCGACATGGACCTGGAGCCCGAGACCGTCGACGTGGGCGCGATGCGGGACCGCGAGCAGACCGTCGCTCGGATGGGGCGGACGAAGTACAACACCGTCGCGCTGGACGCGGACGGCACGGTGGTCGCCTACACCGACATCGCCACGACGGTGCACGAGCCCGACCGGGCCTACCAGTGGGGCACGCTCGTGCACCGCGACCACCGGGGGCACCGGCTCGGCCTCGCGGTCAAGGTCGCGAACCTCGCGCAGCTGCAGCACGAGACGTCCGGCCTGGCGCGGATGACGACGTACAACGCCGAGGTCAACGACCACATGATCGGCGTCAACGAGCGGCTCGGCTTCCGGCCGGTCGCCCGGCTGGGGGAGTTCGAGAAGACGTTGTGACGGCCGGTGGGCCCGATTTCCTTCCGCTGAAATGCCCCGGGCGTTAGGTTGCCCCTGCACCACCACCCCCGTCGTCTCGAGAAAGCGTGCCCCGTCATGCGCTTGCAGATCCGCTCACTCCTGGTCGCCACGGCGGCCGGCGCCTTCCTCGTGGGGGGCCTGGCGCCGCTCGCCTCCGCCACGGTCGCGCGCTCCGGCGCCGGCAGCGCCGCCGCGGCCCCGTGCCTGCACACCTCGTCGTCCGCCGCCCGCTCGACCGGCGCGAAGACCGACGAGCCGACCCAGGACCCCAACTCGCCCGCCAACGGGCGGATCAAGACCCAGCCGCTCATGAAGCCCGGCAGCGTGACCGTCCCGGTCGCCTTCCACATGCTGCAGCCGACCGTGAAGCCGGCGGGCTTCCGGAGCAACGCCGCGTGGACCCGCATGGTCAACGACCAGATCAAGGTGCTGAACGACTCCTACGGCGGCCGCACCGGCGGGGCGAAGTCGCCCTTCAAGTTCACGCTCGCCTCGCTCGAGTTCGTCCAGAACGACGCGTGGTACAACGTCGGGCCCGGCAAGACCGAGCGGGACATGAAGCACGCCCTCAACGTGGGTGACAGCGAGACGCTCAACGTCTACGCCGGCAACATCGGCGACGGCCTGCTCGGCTGGGCCTACTTCCCGCAGAGCTACAACGACGGCCACGGCTACCTCGACGGCGTCGTGATGCTCGACGAGTCGATGCCGGGCGGCAACACCACAAACTACTCGGAGGGCGACACGCTGACCCACGAGGTCGGCCACTGGTTCGCGCTGCAGCACACCTTCAACGGCGGCTGCTCGGCCTCGAACGACTTCGTCGAGGACACCCCGAAGGAGGCGCACCCGCAGTTCGGCTGCCCCGTCGGCGAGGACACCTGCCCGGCCCCCGGCCTCGACCCGGTCCACAACTTCATGGACTACTCCGTCGACTCCTGCATGTACCAGTTCACCCAGGGCCAGGTGCAGCGCATGAACGACGCGTGGATCGACTTCCGCCAGGTCTCCTGACACCCGCACCACGACGTACGACGAGCCGCCCCCGGTGACCGGGGGCGGCTCGTGTGCGTCCGGACCCGGCCCATCCCCGGGCGGACAGCGGGCGACGGGGCCCCACGGCGGCCAGGAGACGGACCGGCTGCCAGGGGGCCCCGTCGTCGGGGGGAGACGGCGCCGTGTGGGAGCGCCGTCCTCGGTGCGGTCAGGAGTTGGACGACGCCGCGTCGGAGTCGAGGGTCAGCTCGGCGGTCTTGGTGCTGCCGTCGTGGTCGTAGGTGACCGTGACCTTGTCGCCGGGCCGGTAGGACCGGATCGTCGCGACGAGCGAGTCCGAGCCGGTGATCAGGGTGTCGTCGACCTTGGTGATCACGTCGCCCTTGGCCAGGCCCGCGTTGGCGGCGGTCGACCCGGCGCTGACGTCCTGGATCTCGGCGCCCTGGGTCACCTCGGCGCCGCTGCCGGCCTTGGCCGCGACGTCGGAGACGCTGATGCCGAGGCGGGCGTGGGTCGGGGTCTCGCCCTTGACCATCTGGTCGACGATCGGGAGCACCTCGTCGATCGGGATCGCGAAGCCGAGGCCGATCGAGCCGCTCTCCTCCGAGGCGGACGACGTGCCGGTGGTGCGGATCGAGGAGTTGATGCCGACGACGTTGCCGTCGAGGTCCACGAGCGGGCCGCCGCTGTTGCCGGGGTTGATCGCGGCGTCGGTCTGGACGGCGGGGTACGTCGTGCTGTTGCCCTGTCCGTCGGAGCCGACGTCCACGGGGCGGTTGAGCGCGCTGACGATGCCGCTGGTGACGGTCGACTCGAGACCGAACGGGGAGCCGATCGCGACGACGCCCTCGCCGACCTTGAGGTCGGCGGACTTGCCGATCGTCGCCGGGGTCAGGTCGCTGACGCCCTCGGCCTGGATGACGGCCGTGTCGGTGAGCGGGTCGGTGCCGAGCACCTTGGCCGCGGCCGACGTGCCGTCGTTGAACGAGACGCTGATCTTGCCGGAGTCACCGGCCAGCTCGACGACGTGGTTGTTGGTGAGGATCTGGCCGTCCGAGCTGAGGATGATGCCCGAGCCGGAGCCGGCCTCCTGCGGTCCGGTGACCTCGATCTTGACGACCGACGGGAGCACCTTGGCCGCGACCTGCTCGACCGAGTGGTCGGCGGCCTCGGTGGCCGGGGTGTCGACGACCTGGGAGGTCGTGCGACCGGACGGGGACGCGGTGGCGGAGTCCGAGCCGGCCGGGTGCCACTCGTTCCAGGCGGCGGCGCCGCCCACCCCCGCCGCCCCGCCCACGAGCAGGGATGCCGCCACGACCGAGGCCGCGAAGGCAGTCCGTCCGGGTCGCCGCTGCTCCGGAGCAGCCGCCGGTGGCGTCGGCGAGCCACCGAAGGGGAAATACTGCGGCTGCGCCGGAGGCGGAGTGGGGACGTTCGACCGGTCACCCGGGGGCGGGACGGAAGGGGTGTCGTTCATGTCACCGACTCTGGCGCCCGTCCCTGTGACCTTCCTGAGACCTCCCTTTGCCTTTGCCGAAGAATCGGGGCCGCATCCGTGGACGGCTCGTTGTCCCGGCTTTGTGGCGTGCGCCACAATCGCGCCATGACCGCACCCGCGCCGCGCTTCGTCGACGACCGCCTCGCCCACTGGGCGACCGAGACCCCGGACGCGGAGGCGATCACCTACGGCGGACGGACCTGGTCCTGGGCGCAGTGGGACGAGCGCGTACGCCGCGCGGCGGGAGGCCTGCAGGGGCTGGGGATCGGGCGTGGCGACGTGGTCGCCTTCCTCGACAAGAACCACCCGGCCTGCGTCGAGATCAGCCTGGCCGCCGGCTCGCTCGGGGCCGCGAACGCCATCGTGAACTGGCGCCTGGCCGGCGACGAGGTGGACTACGCCGTCAACGACAGCGGCGCCCGGGTCCTGGTCGTCGGCAGCGAGCTGATGCCGCTCGTCGAGAAGATCCGCGACCGCCTCACGAGCGTCGAGGAGGTCATCGAGGTGACCCCGGACGGCGCCGACGGGGACGCCTACGAAGCCTGGCTGGCGGCCTCCGCGCCCGTCACCCGGCCCGACGACGTCGACCCCGAGGACGTCTGCCTGGTGATGTACTCCTCCGGCACCACGGGCCGCCCCAAGGGCGTGATGCTCACCCACGCCAACATGGTCGCCCACACGCTGAACGCCCACGACGGCTGGGAGTTCGAGCCCGGCGACAAGTCGATGGTGTCGATGCCCCTCTTCCACGTCGGCGGGTCGTCGTACGTCCTCTTCGGCATCCACGACGGCATCCCGAGCATCATGACGCGGGAGCCCGACGCGGCCTCGCTGGCCGGCGCGATCCTCGGCGGGGCCAACCGCACCTTCCTGGTCCCGGCGGTCCTGGCCCAGGTGCTGCAGTCCGGGCCGGACGCCGTGAAGCTCTTCGGGGCGCTGAAGACCTACACGTACGGCGCCTCGCCGATGCCCCTGCCGCTGCTCCGCGCGGCGATGGAGGCGTGGCCGGAGACCGACTTCATCCAGGTCTACGGCCTCACCGAGGTCGCGGGCGTCGCCACGCACCTGCTGCCGGAGGAGCACAAGGACGCCGAGCACCCCGAGCGGCTGGTCTCGGCGGGCCGGCCGGTGCCGGGCTGCGACATCCGGATCGTCGACCCGGGCACGCTGGAGGACCTCCCGACCGGCGAGCACGGCGAGATCTGGCTGCGGACGCCCCAGTTGATGAAGGGCTTCCTCGGCAAGCCCGAGGAGACGGCGGCCGTGATCACCGACGACGGCTGGTTCCGCACCGGGGACATGGGCAAGGTCGACGACGGCGGCTTCCTCTTCGTCGAGGACCGGCTCAAGGACATGATCATCAGCGGCGGGGAGAACATCTACTCGCCCGAGATCGAGCGGGTCCTGGCCGAGCACCCGGCCGTCATGGAGGTCGCGATCATCGGGGTCCCGGAC includes these proteins:
- a CDS encoding zinc metalloprotease, whose translation is MRLQIRSLLVATAAGAFLVGGLAPLASATVARSGAGSAAAAPCLHTSSSAARSTGAKTDEPTQDPNSPANGRIKTQPLMKPGSVTVPVAFHMLQPTVKPAGFRSNAAWTRMVNDQIKVLNDSYGGRTGGAKSPFKFTLASLEFVQNDAWYNVGPGKTERDMKHALNVGDSETLNVYAGNIGDGLLGWAYFPQSYNDGHGYLDGVVMLDESMPGGNTTNYSEGDTLTHEVGHWFALQHTFNGGCSASNDFVEDTPKEAHPQFGCPVGEDTCPAPGLDPVHNFMDYSVDSCMYQFTQGQVQRMNDAWIDFRQVS
- a CDS encoding FAD:protein FMN transferase; its protein translation is MVAAHEWDLWSTRARLVVTKPGALDEAVGRTRTLLAEVEEAASRFREDTEIRRLVPGPDGTVLVSPMLADLLGEALRAARDTDGAVDPTVAASLAALGYDRDIRLVESGERLVALVRPVPGWGRLRLDGRRLTIPPGLELDLGATAKAVAADRAAALVAGRLGTGVLLSLGGDIATAGPAPVGGWQVSVHDAPHDPAAHVALPAGSALATSSTVRRTWHRRGHTLHHIVDPATGLPADPVWRTVSVAAPTCAAANTAATAAIVKGRDGFGWLRHRGLTARLVGRDGRVHLTGGWPDEHEGSAA
- a CDS encoding GNAT family N-acetyltransferase, which encodes MSALEVTRLDPFDADAFDAWHAVYLVSQLHGRDDSATPWQREELRAQLQASSTLVDESGYAGWWDGRLVSAGWLAMPLQDNRDRAYLAVDVDPAERRRGHGSAMLAHLEGVARSAGRTVLGAESSWAHEVGPTGAGQPGPEFLGHHGYALMMPDVQRQLDLPVDEDLLAGLAAEAAPHHPAYALHSWVGPVPDELALGWLQLTSTLMTEAPTGDMDLEPETVDVGAMRDREQTVARMGRTKYNTVALDADGTVVAYTDIATTVHEPDRAYQWGTLVHRDHRGHRLGLAVKVANLAQLQHETSGLARMTTYNAEVNDHMIGVNERLGFRPVARLGEFEKTL
- a CDS encoding ATP-binding cassette domain-containing protein — its product is MGHVDVAGIRYELPDGRVLLDDVSFRVGEGAKVALVGANGAGKTTLLRIITGDLVPHAGAVTRSGGLGVMRQMVGAGLGEDPTVADLLLSVSPPRIRDAAAAVDRWELALMETDDEKTQMAYAHALSEFADAGGYDIEVTWDVCAIAALALPYDRAKYRSLKTLSGGEQKRLVLEFLLRGPDQVLLLDEPDNFLDVPGKIWLEGRVRESDKTILMISHDRELLNNTATRVVTVELGAAGNTVWTHPGGFASYHQARLDRFARFEELRKRWDEEHAKLKQLVLHYKIKAEYNDGMASQYRAAQTRLRKFEEAGPPTEQPREQQVSMRLKGGRTGKRAVVCEDLELTNLMKPFDLEVWYGERVAVLGSNGSGKSHFLRLLAAGGSDPDIEHRPVGDVSVKPVDHTGKAKLGARVRPGWFVQTHEHPELVGRTLLEILHRGDGSPNGRAGMGREAAARVLDRYELAHASEQKFESLSGGQQARFQILMLELSGATLLLLDEPTDNLDVQSAEALEEGLEAFDGTVLAVTHDRWFARGFDRFLVYGADGAVYESDGPVWDEGRVERAR
- a CDS encoding S1C family serine protease; protein product: MAASLLVGGAAGVGGAAAWNEWHPAGSDSATASPSGRTTSQVVDTPATEAADHSVEQVAAKVLPSVVKIEVTGPQEAGSGSGIILSSDGQILTNNHVVELAGDSGKISVSFNDGTSAAAKVLGTDPLTDTAVIQAEGVSDLTPATIGKSADLKVGEGVVAIGSPFGLESTVTSGIVSALNRPVDVGSDGQGNSTTYPAVQTDAAINPGNSGGPLVDLDGNVVGINSSIRTTGTSSASEESGSIGLGFAIPIDEVLPIVDQMVKGETPTHARLGISVSDVAAKAGSGAEVTQGAEIQDVSAGSTAANAGLAKGDVITKVDDTLITGSDSLVATIRSYRPGDKVTVTYDHDGSTKTAELTLDSDAASSNS
- a CDS encoding long-chain-fatty-acid--CoA ligase codes for the protein MTAPAPRFVDDRLAHWATETPDAEAITYGGRTWSWAQWDERVRRAAGGLQGLGIGRGDVVAFLDKNHPACVEISLAAGSLGAANAIVNWRLAGDEVDYAVNDSGARVLVVGSELMPLVEKIRDRLTSVEEVIEVTPDGADGDAYEAWLAASAPVTRPDDVDPEDVCLVMYSSGTTGRPKGVMLTHANMVAHTLNAHDGWEFEPGDKSMVSMPLFHVGGSSYVLFGIHDGIPSIMTREPDAASLAGAILGGANRTFLVPAVLAQVLQSGPDAVKLFGALKTYTYGASPMPLPLLRAAMEAWPETDFIQVYGLTEVAGVATHLLPEEHKDAEHPERLVSAGRPVPGCDIRIVDPGTLEDLPTGEHGEIWLRTPQLMKGFLGKPEETAAVITDDGWFRTGDMGKVDDGGFLFVEDRLKDMIISGGENIYSPEIERVLAEHPAVMEVAIIGVPDDRWGESVKAVVSLKPDTSATEEELIAWCRDRLAHYKCPKSVDLLEALPRNPTGKILKRELRAPYWQGRDRGVN